The proteins below come from a single Mya arenaria isolate MELC-2E11 chromosome 6, ASM2691426v1 genomic window:
- the LOC128238314 gene encoding baculoviral IAP repeat-containing protein 7-A-like, protein MASKDSVVATKQKQDVQKPTPMGLGISTMKPKFPQYALPSKRQESFTEASIPWPQDAPVGVEKLVEAGLVYTGVGDSVRCYHCGGGLRNWEEGDDPMEEHAKWYPTCQHVLIAKGKTYIRKVEAGENPKTDSVVERKKPELKKEDPFAVTFQALAEFGYSENEAKIALNIFKKRNGSDAPFKAADLVAILMEIEDDPDVLNEYNVTDTTESMQQLTTQDTEAMDDIEALEEENQKLKESSMCKICLDNRADVIFLPCGHIVSCPQCAPALDSCPVCRKSVMGLVKAFFATKHDRRDEEEDFADY, encoded by the exons ATGGCATCCAAGGACAGTGTTGTTGCTACAAAGCAGAAGCAAGATGTCCAAAAGCCAACTCCAATGGGACTGGGGATAAGTACTATGAAACCCAAATTTCCCCAATATGCGCTTCCATCAAAGAGACAGGAGTCTTTTACTGAGGCGTCCATCCCCTGGCCACAAGATGCCCCTGTTGGTGTAGAGAAATTAGTCGAGGCAGGACTCGTTTACACGG GCGTGGGAGACAGCGTTCGTTGTTATCATTGCGGAGGGGGGCTCCGAAACTGGGAAGAGGGAGATGACCCGATGGAAGAACACGCCAAGTGGTACCCGACCTGCCAGCATGTTCTCATTGCCAAAGGGAAGACATACATCAGGAAGGTGGAAGCCGGTGAAAATCCGAAAACTGATAGTGTTGTTGAAAGA AAAAAGCCAGAGCTAAAGAAGGAAGATCCATTTGCTGTTACTTTCCAAGCCCTGGCAGAATTTGGTTATTctgaaaatgaagcaaaaattgCCCttaacatctttaaaaaaagaaatg GTTCTGATGCTCCGTTTAAAGCCGCAGATCTTGTCGCAATTTTGATGGAAATTGAAGATGATCCGGATGTGCTGAATGAGTACAATGTCACTGACACGACCGAGAGCATGCAGCAGCTTACCACTCAAGATACAGAAG CTATGGATGACATTGAAGCCCTTGAAGAGGAGAACCAGAAACTGAAAGAATCCTCCATGTGTAAGATCTGTTTGGACAATCGGGCAGATGTGATATTTCTGCCCTGCGGGCACATTGTTAGCTGCCCACAGTGCGCCCCAGCCCTCGACAGCTGCCCAGTATGTCGCAAATCTGTTATGGGACTTGTAAAGGCATTCTTTGCCACTAAACATGATAGGCGTGATGAAGAAGAAGACTTTGCAGATTATTGA